A region from the Drosophila ananassae strain 14024-0371.13 chromosome 2L, ASM1763931v2, whole genome shotgun sequence genome encodes:
- the LOC6499209 gene encoding cilia- and flagella-associated protein 161, translating to MAIYGPGVKVGNWFETALSEEFRTADTKKLRESGDLLLDRARAIYERFNHEQVLGPPQEVLAFGVVVQLKPVRINICREETKDLNLALSVVITQEGIIRRFKTINELCDLTVAPSPHPSIRSSFRIVSPDDENRSGQYLTYGEKFRLQAMDPGDEPMYIWSGPKRVNLTLPLEKAFYTKNRGELTLPLGLVSQKNLGPSAIPNFCTHFYCAHQDPHKRFENEGKTIKENDPLIIVHAVTNQNLAVENTLANTLFGPEFQVSVQTYKNVFKKETWKNQWKFSY from the exons ATGGCAATATACGGACCCGGAGTTAAAGTGGGCAACTGGTTTGAAACAGCACTGTCTGAGGAG TTCCGCACAGCAGACACCAAGAAGCTCCGGGAAAGTGGTGATTTGCTCTTGGACAGGGCTCGTGCGATTTATGAACGCTTTAACCACGAGCAGGTTTTGGGGCCGCCACAAGAGGTATTGGCCTTTGGTGTGGTGGTCCAGTTAAAGCCAGTTCGTATAAATATCTGCCGAGAGGAGACCAAGGACTTGAACCTTGCCTTGTCGGTGGTGATCACCCAGGAGGGAATAATCCGCCGGTtcaaaacaattaatgaacTTTGCGATCTCACTGTGGCTCCCAGTCCCCATCCGTCGATTCGCAGTAGCTTCCGTATTGTAAGTCCGGACGACGAGAATCGTTCCGGACAATATCTAACCTACGGTGAGAAGTTCCGGCTGCAGGCCATGGACCCGGGGGACGAACCCATGTATATATGGAGTGGACCCAAACGGGTGAATCTTACGCTCCCCCTCGAAAAGGCTTTCTACACCAAAAACAGAGGCGAGTTAACCCTGCCACTTGGCTTGGTTTCTCAGAAG AACCTTGGTCCTTCGGCTATACCTAATTTCTGCACTCATTTCTATTGTGCACACCAAGATCCACATAAGCGATTCGAAAATGAGGGAAAAACTATAAAA GAAAATGATCCTCTAATAATAGTTCATGCCGTAACAAACCAGAATTTGGCCGTGGAAAATACGCTGGCAAACACCTTGTTTGGGCCGGAATTTCAGGTTTCGGTGCAGACATACAAGAACGTCTTCAAGAAGGAGACATGGAAGAATCAATGGAAGTTCAGCTACTGA